A window of Arcobacter acticola genomic DNA:
GAAGTTTCGCACTTTCAATTTCTACATTAAAATCATCAAAAATCTTAGCAATATAAGCAAATAAACCTTTTTGATCTTTTGCAACTATATGCATAGAAGCTAGGTATGTTGTATGATTTGTATCAATTTTTATATTCTCTTTTTTAATAATAGGTGTAAGTAAATTTGTTGTTTTATTCATATCAAAAGAGTCTTTTATTATTTCTTCTATGAAATAAATATCTTCTTTGTCTATTTTTTCGGAAAATGAAATCTCGAAAGCTTTTTTATTATCATATAATTTAAAAATATTCATTGATGCAATATTTAGAAATTCTAACTTCCCAAGTAAATAACCAAGATTTAGAGGTGATTTTCTAATAATTCTAATGGTTAGTTGTGAATCATTTGTTATTTTATAAATATATGTATCAATATCTTTTGCTTTAATTGCAATATCTAAAATATCTTCTGCTTTTAATCGTAAGAAAATTTGATTCGAAGCTATATACATAATCTTTTTTTGTAACATAATAGGTAACTTTTTATATCTCTCTAAGTTTTTTATTGTGTTTTGCTTTGCTATTCTTCTTGTGCTTTCTTTTAATAAATCTTCATTTTCAAAAGCAGGTAAAGATTGAGTATAAAGCTGTCTTAATAATGATGAAGTAGAGCTATTAAAGATATTTTCTCCCACAGCAGAGATATCTGCATAGGTAATCACATAAAGCATTTTAAGAGATTCTTTTGTTTTTATAAGACCTGTAAAGTTTAATATAGTTTTTTCTGAATATATATCTTCCCTTGTTGCTATATATGACATCATATTGTGATATCTTACTAGTCTAGCCCCAATTTTTATAATTTCTTCATCAAAATAAAAAGATTTAAGCATACTTTTGAAAAGCTTTTCTCCGACAATATGATGATCTTCTGTTCTACCTTTTCCTATATCATGGAAAAATGATACTAGTCTTACAATTAATTTTTGTTCATTTGTTAGTTCTTCATAAATAGTTTTTATTTCGTCTTTTTTAATTTTTTCTGAAAATTTTAATGCATTTATTGAATGAACATCAACAGGATGTTTATGATAACCATCAAACTGAGGTTGATCAATAATTTTTTTTGTACTTGGAAGAATTGTTTGAAATAATCCTGCATTATAAATCAATTTCATAATTGGATATAAATTTGGTTTTGATAATAAAGCTTTAACGTTTTTCTTTAAATCTTTTCCTTGAATTTTAGGAAGTTTTGCACGACTAACATAATAAATATAAGATCTATCAAACTCTTTAATGTTTGTAGGAATATCTATTAATTCTTTTATCAAATTATTTAATGTTTGTGGTGTAGTATTAAATGAACAAAATAGTTTATTATCAATTATATAAAGATTTTTTTTATATCTTAATTCTTTTAGTTTAGGTATATTAGAGGCTTCAAATAATACTTGTCTCGTGAATTTTTTGACCATAGTAGCTGTAAAATTATGAATAATATGAAGAGTTGATAATAATTTTGACATGCATTGTCTATCTTTTGTATGTCTTGGTTTATTTACAAATCCTAATTTAGTACTTAAGTCAGGTAATATATCAAAGGTAACTTGATCTTGTTTTTTTCTTGCAATATTATGTAAGGCATTTCTTACTTGAAAAATAAACTCTAATGCTTGTCTATATTTTTTATATTCTTCTTCTGTAAACTGCTTACCAATTAAATCTTTTGTATTAGTCACACCATATAAAATATTTGCCATCCAATACATCATATTGGACTCTCTAATTCCACCATATCCATCTTTGATGTTTGGCTCCATTCTTAGAGGATATTTTAACAATCTTTCTTTATGTTCTTCAAGTTTATCAAGTACAAATTCTTTTTGGTTAGTTTTTCTAATTCTATTTAAGACATTTTCATATCCAAACCATAAAATTTTTGAACCATAAATTAATCTTGATTCTAAAATGGAACTTTTTATTGTAATATCTTCTTTTACGGCTTCACTTATTTCTTTTAATTCATGAACTCTAGAACCTAATTTTAAACCACAATCCCATGCAAGAGTAATAAACTCTTCCATAATAACTTTTAAGTTATATCCTTTTATATTTTCATATAAAATCATAATATCAATATCAGAATAAATACATAATTGCTCTCGGCCATAAGATCCAAGGGCTACTAAAGAAATAGGTATTGAAGTACTCATAGGTTGGTGTGAACTGAAGTTTTTTCGTAAGATGTACTTATAAAGTAGAATTAAAAATTTATCAGTATGTTTTGTGTGTTTTATAAAAAAATCTTTTCCACCTGTAGTTTCAACTCTTGTGTCAATGGATTCTAAATAATTCTTATAGTAATTTTTAAATACTTTTGAAATCTGAAAATCCGTAGCATTTTTAGATATTAATTCTTCTACTTGTAAATTTAGTTCAATCATAATAATTCTTTGTAAATCTCCAATTTCTTTCTTAATGTAATTCTATTTAATCCAAGATGTTTTGCCACTTGAACCTGTGATTTATATTTTTTTGTGGAAGCTTTCAATAAAGGTACTTCAAAAATATAAGATAGTTCTTTATAAGAGTTTTCTCCATGTAAATTTTCACTGATATATTTTTCTAAGAACATTAAAATTTCATGTTCACCAATTGTTTCAAAAAGGTAAGAAAAATAAATAGATTTTCTTAAACTATGAGTATTGTTTGATATATTTACAATTAATTTTGACTGTGAGATTAAAGTCATATCTAAAATAGTGCTAGCTTCTTGTGAGAATTTTGTCACTAATGCTTTTGTATCTTCTTCTCTTTTACATAAAGGTGGAATTTCTAAATTAATTGAAAATATATCTTTTAATTTTTGATTTAAGTTTTCAGTATTAGATATTGCAATAATTCGTATTGAATTATCTTCAATCCATTTTAAGAATACATCAATATTTGTGATTTCATTGATTTTATCTATTATAATTGCACGATTTTGAAGTATTACGATATCATCAATTATATCTTTTTGTAAATCTTTTGCATCATAAACATCTGAATTTGGTAGTATATATTTTGCTA
This region includes:
- a CDS encoding sigma 54-interacting transcriptional regulator; this encodes MQEYIAKDGISKEILNSAKLLQAVEVNALILGESGVGKKSLAKYILPNSDVYDAKDLQKDIIDDIVILQNRAIIIDKINEITNIDVFLKWIEDNSIRIIAISNTENLNQKLKDIFSINLEIPPLCKREEDTKALVTKFSQEASTILDMTLISQSKLIVNISNNTHSLRKSIYFSYLFETIGEHEILMFLEKYISENLHGENSYKELSYIFEVPLLKASTKKYKSQVQVAKHLGLNRITLRKKLEIYKELL
- a CDS encoding HD domain-containing protein translates to MIELNLQVEELISKNATDFQISKVFKNYYKNYLESIDTRVETTGGKDFFIKHTKHTDKFLILLYKYILRKNFSSHQPMSTSIPISLVALGSYGREQLCIYSDIDIMILYENIKGYNLKVIMEEFITLAWDCGLKLGSRVHELKEISEAVKEDITIKSSILESRLIYGSKILWFGYENVLNRIRKTNQKEFVLDKLEEHKERLLKYPLRMEPNIKDGYGGIRESNMMYWMANILYGVTNTKDLIGKQFTEEEYKKYRQALEFIFQVRNALHNIARKKQDQVTFDILPDLSTKLGFVNKPRHTKDRQCMSKLLSTLHIIHNFTATMVKKFTRQVLFEASNIPKLKELRYKKNLYIIDNKLFCSFNTTPQTLNNLIKELIDIPTNIKEFDRSYIYYVSRAKLPKIQGKDLKKNVKALLSKPNLYPIMKLIYNAGLFQTILPSTKKIIDQPQFDGYHKHPVDVHSINALKFSEKIKKDEIKTIYEELTNEQKLIVRLVSFFHDIGKGRTEDHHIVGEKLFKSMLKSFYFDEEIIKIGARLVRYHNMMSYIATREDIYSEKTILNFTGLIKTKESLKMLYVITYADISAVGENIFNSSTSSLLRQLYTQSLPAFENEDLLKESTRRIAKQNTIKNLERYKKLPIMLQKKIMYIASNQIFLRLKAEDILDIAIKAKDIDTYIYKITNDSQLTIRIIRKSPLNLGYLLGKLEFLNIASMNIFKLYDNKKAFEISFSEKIDKEDIYFIEEIIKDSFDMNKTTNLLTPIIKKENIKIDTNHTTYLASMHIVAKDQKGLFAYIAKIFDDFNVEIESAKLHTSKGYAKDLLLIEKNGCFCSMQDDIVNLMCIGNKTE